From the Meleagris gallopavo isolate NT-WF06-2002-E0010 breed Aviagen turkey brand Nicholas breeding stock chromosome 17, Turkey_5.1, whole genome shotgun sequence genome, one window contains:
- the HDAC7 gene encoding histone deacetylase 7 isoform X8, which produces MDLRIGQRVVKPGSDTALLALKHTQQLQHQLFLASLHQQQVEQLAHQHVRVTMETSHREAEPGQQEQELRQILNKDKSKRSAVASTVVKQKLAEVILKKQQAAALERTSNPNPPAMPYRSLEPLDPEGPSPPVLSTFLSPVPSTSLDPPEHFPLRKTASEPNLKVRCKPRKCLDRRKNPLTRKESAPPSLKRRPPETIDSSPSSSSTPVSGCSSPNDSLPAEHGALPTASSMAHEAPLAQRLMMQESSLAQFALQSAVSLPAITLGLPATTSARGDADRRPLSGLAHRVPVLNGPVLTGTHSPMFIPAGLEQHEAGSPLSPRLQPVIILEPSVTHAPLVAVPGLGTVPFSFTPSLISAERLSLPGHHKPLGRTRSEPLPQNPKAIQQQLVYQQHHAQFLERLKQQTHLGKRMVKTSEKPRLRQIPSSEDMEAEGMEAGAESSEQARACVEPARPGSSGKEPERPQKMLQPQEELILQQAYLWDPYQRVQHQLLKRQPLADSPMVPTILAGHRPLSRAQSSPATATVSLPAQDTTSKALSLPVQEQTSKPHFTTGLVYDSVMLKHQCSCGDNSNHPEHAGRIQSIWSRLQERGLRSQCECLRGRKATLEELQCVHTERHVFLYGTNPLNRLKLDNGKLAGILSQRMFVMLPCGGVGVDSDTIWNELHSSNAARWAAGSVTELAFKVASRELKNGFAVVRPPGHHADPSTAMGFCFFNSVAIAARQLQQKGKLNKILIVDWDVHHGNGTQQIFYRDPDVLYISLHRHDDGNFFPGSGAADEVGAGPGEGFNVNIAWTGGLDPPMGDPEYLAAFRTVVMPIAHEFSPDVVLVSAGFDAADGHPPPLGGYKVSAKCFGYMTKQLMSLAGGAVVLALEGGHDLTAICDASEACVSALLGNELDPLPEESMRQKPNANAVRSLEAVIQVQSKYWVAVQRFASKLGCSFLEAQHHEAEEVETVTALASLSVAVMVEKRPQDEPMEEEEPMNQ; this is translated from the exons ATGGACCTGCGCATCGGGCAGCGTGTTGTCAAGCCCGGCTCCGACACGGCCTTGCTGGCTCTGAAGCACacgcagcagctgcagcaccagctcttCCTCGCCAGCCTGCACCAGCAGCAAGTGGAGCAGCTCGCCCACCAGCACGTCAGG GTGACCATGGAGACCTCGCACCGTGAGGCAGAGcctgggcagcaggagcaggagctgcGGCAGATCCTCAATAAGGACAAGAGCAAACGAA GTGCTGTGGCCAGCACAGTGGTGAAGCAGAAACTGGCTGAGGTCATCCTGAagaagcagcaggcagcagctttgGAAAGAACCAGCAACCCCAACCCTCCAGCCATGCCATACAG ATCTCTGGAGCCTCTGGATCCTGAAGGTCCTTCCcctcctgtactcagcaccTTCCTGTCCCCGGTCCCTAGCACTTCTCTTGATCCCCCAGAGCATTTTCCACTGCGGAAGACAG CATCTGAGCCCAACCTGAAGGTGCGTTGCAAGCCCAGGAAGTGCCTGGACCGCCGCAAGAACCCCCTGACACGGAAGGAGAGCGCTCCCCCCTCTCTGAAAAGGAGACCACCTGAGACCATTG ATTCCTCCCCAAGCAGTAGCAGCACCCCTGTGTCCGGCTGCAGCTCTCCCAATGACAGCCTCCCTGCTGAGCACGGAGCTCttcccactgcctccagcatGGCCCACGAG GCACCCCTGGCCCAGCGCCTGATGATGCAGGAGAGCTCCCTGGCCCAGTTTGCCCTGCAGAGTGCAGTCTCCCTTCCTGCCATCACACTGGGATTGCCGGCCACCACTAGTGCCAGG GGAGATGCGGATCGTCGCCCACTCTCTGGCCTGGCACACCGAGTGCCTGTGCTGAATGGGCCTGTCCTCACGGGCACACACTCACCCATGTTCATCCCAGCTGGCTTGGAACAGCACGAGGCTGGGAGCCCCTTGTCCCCTCGGCTCCAGCCTGTCATCATCCTCGAGCCCTCAGTCACCCACGCTCCACTTGTGGCAG TGCCAGGTCTGGGGACAGTGCCCTTCTCCTTCACCCCATCGCTCATCTCTGCAGAGCGCCTGTCGCTCCCAGGCCACCACAAACCACTGGGCAGGACCCGCTCAGAGCCCCTGCCCCAGAACCCCAAAgccatccagcagcagctggtgtaCCAGCAGCACCATGCCCAGTTCCTGGAGAGGCTCAAGCAGCAGACTCACCTGGGCAAG CGCATGGTGAAAACCAGCGAGAAGCCCCGGCTGCGGCAGATCCCCTCCTCAGAGGACATGGAGGCAGAGGGGATGGAGGCTGGGGCTGAGAGCAGCGAGCAGGCAAGGGCATGTGTGGAGCCTGCACGGCCGGGGAGCAGCGGGAAGGAGCCTGAGAGGCCTCAGAAGATGCTGCAGCCTCAGGAGGAGCTCATCCTCCAGCAG GCCTATCTCTGGGACCCCTACCAGCGTGTGCAGCACCAGCTCCTCAAACGGCAGCCCCTGGCTGACTCCCCCATGGTCCCAACCATCCTCGCAGGGCACAGACCTCTCTCCAGGGCCCAGTCATCTCCTGCCACCGCAACTGTCTCCCTCCCTGCTCAGGATACGACCTCCAAGGCGCTCTCCCTGCCGGTGCAGGAGCAGACCAGCAAGCCCCATTTCACAACAG GACTGGTTTATGACTCGGTGATGCTCAAACACCAGTGCTCCTGTGGTGACAACAGCAACCACCCAGAGCACGCAGGGAGGATTCAGAGCATCTGGTCTCGACTGCAGGAGAGGGGTCTGCGCAGCCAGTGCGAG TGTCTGCGGGGACGCAAGGCCAccctggaggagctgcagtgtGTCCACACCGAACGCCACGTCTTCCTCTATGGCACCAATCCCCTCAACCGCCTGAAACTGGACAATGGGAAGCTGGCAG GGATTCTGTCACAGCGGATGTTCGTCATGCTGCCCTGTGGAGGGGTGGGG GTGGACAGTGATACCATCTGGAATGAGCTGCATTCCTCCAATGCAGCCCGCTGGGCCGCAGGCAGCGTCACCGAGTTGGCCTTCaaagtggccagcagggagctgAAG AATGGTTTTGCTGTGGTGCGGCCGCCCGGACATCACGCAGATCCATCCACTGCCAT GGGGTTCTGCTTCTTCAACTCGGTGGCCATTGCTgccaggcagctgcagcagaaagggAAACTCAACAAGATCCTCATTGTGGACTGG GATGTTCACCACGGCAATGGGACCCAGCAGATCTTCTACAGAGACCCCGATGTTCTCTACATCTCTTTGCATCGTCACGACGATGGAAACTTCTTCCCTGGCAGCGGGGCTGCTGATGAG GTTGGTGCTGGCCCTGGTGAGGGATTTAATGTCAACATAGCCTGGACTGGAGGCCTTGACCCCCCCATGGGTGACCCTGAGTATCTGGCGGCTTTCAG GACGGTGGTGATGCCAATCGCACATGAATTCTCCCCTGACGTGGTGCTGGTATCAGCTGGCTTCGATGCAGCTGATGGCCACCCACCACCCCTGGGTGGCTACAAAGTCTCTGCTAAAT GTTTTGGCTACATGACCAAGCAGCTGATGAGCCTGGCTGGGGGGGCCGTCGTCCTGGCACTGGAAGGAGGCCACGACCTCACAGCCATCTGTGATGCATCCGAAGCCTGCGTGTCAGCCTTGCTGGGCAATGAG CTGGACCCTCTCCCAGAAGAAAGCATGCGGCAGAAGCCCAATGCCAACGCCGTGCGCTCCTTGGAAGCGGTGATCCAGGTCCAGA GTAAATACTGGGTGGCTGTGCAGCGCTTCGCCTCCAAGCTGGGCTGCTCCTTCCTGGAGGCTCAGCACCACGAGGCAGAAGAGGTGGAGACGGTCACAGCCCTGGCCTCCCTCTCAGTGGCCGTGATGGTGGAGAAGAG GCCACAAGATGAGCctatggaggaggaggagcccATGAACCAGTGA
- the HDAC7 gene encoding histone deacetylase 7 isoform X7, with the protein MQGQSHAAVTPCTSPRVPQAVPMDLRIGQRVVKPGSDTALLALKHTQQLQHQLFLASLHQQQVEQLAHQHVRVTMETSHREAEPGQQEQELRQILNKDKSKRSAVASTVVKQKLAEVILKKQQAAALERTSNPNPPAMPYRSLEPLDPEGPSPPVLSTFLSPVPSTSLDPPEHFPLRKTASEPNLKVRCKPRKCLDRRKNPLTRKESAPPSLKRRPPETIDSSPSSSSTPVSGCSSPNDSLPAEHGALPTASSMAHEAPLAQRLMMQESSLAQFALQSAVSLPAITLGLPATTSARGDADRRPLSGLAHRVPVLNGPVLTGTHSPMFIPAGLEQHEAGSPLSPRLQPVIILEPSVTHAPLVAVPGLGTVPFSFTPSLISAERLSLPGHHKPLGRTRSEPLPQNPKAIQQQLVYQQHHAQFLERLKQQTHLGKRMVKTSEKPRLRQIPSSEDMEAEGMEAGAESSEQARACVEPARPGSSGKEPERPQKMLQPQEELILQQAYLWDPYQRVQHQLLKRQPLADSPMVPTILAGHRPLSRAQSSPATATVSLPAQDTTSKALSLPVQEQTSKPHFTTGLVYDSVMLKHQCSCGDNSNHPEHAGRIQSIWSRLQERGLRSQCECLRGRKATLEELQCVHTERHVFLYGTNPLNRLKLDNGKLAGILSQRMFVMLPCGGVGVDSDTIWNELHSSNAARWAAGSVTELAFKVASRELKNGFAVVRPPGHHADPSTAMGFCFFNSVAIAARQLQQKGKLNKILIVDWDVHHGNGTQQIFYRDPDVLYISLHRHDDGNFFPGSGAADEVGAGPGEGFNVNIAWTGGLDPPMGDPEYLAAFRTVVMPIAHEFSPDVVLVSAGFDAADGHPPPLGGYKVSAKCFGYMTKQLMSLAGGAVVLALEGGHDLTAICDASEACVSALLGNELDPLPEESMRQKPNANAVRSLEAVIQVQSKYWVAVQRFASKLGCSFLEAQHHEAEEVETVTALASLSVAVMVEKRPQDEPMEEEEPMNQ; encoded by the exons CTGCTGTGACCCCGTGCACCTCGCCACGGGTGCCCCAGGCCGTCCCCATGGACCTGCGCATCGGGCAGCGTGTTGTCAAGCCCGGCTCCGACACGGCCTTGCTGGCTCTGAAGCACacgcagcagctgcagcaccagctcttCCTCGCCAGCCTGCACCAGCAGCAAGTGGAGCAGCTCGCCCACCAGCACGTCAGG GTGACCATGGAGACCTCGCACCGTGAGGCAGAGcctgggcagcaggagcaggagctgcGGCAGATCCTCAATAAGGACAAGAGCAAACGAA GTGCTGTGGCCAGCACAGTGGTGAAGCAGAAACTGGCTGAGGTCATCCTGAagaagcagcaggcagcagctttgGAAAGAACCAGCAACCCCAACCCTCCAGCCATGCCATACAG ATCTCTGGAGCCTCTGGATCCTGAAGGTCCTTCCcctcctgtactcagcaccTTCCTGTCCCCGGTCCCTAGCACTTCTCTTGATCCCCCAGAGCATTTTCCACTGCGGAAGACAG CATCTGAGCCCAACCTGAAGGTGCGTTGCAAGCCCAGGAAGTGCCTGGACCGCCGCAAGAACCCCCTGACACGGAAGGAGAGCGCTCCCCCCTCTCTGAAAAGGAGACCACCTGAGACCATTG ATTCCTCCCCAAGCAGTAGCAGCACCCCTGTGTCCGGCTGCAGCTCTCCCAATGACAGCCTCCCTGCTGAGCACGGAGCTCttcccactgcctccagcatGGCCCACGAG GCACCCCTGGCCCAGCGCCTGATGATGCAGGAGAGCTCCCTGGCCCAGTTTGCCCTGCAGAGTGCAGTCTCCCTTCCTGCCATCACACTGGGATTGCCGGCCACCACTAGTGCCAGG GGAGATGCGGATCGTCGCCCACTCTCTGGCCTGGCACACCGAGTGCCTGTGCTGAATGGGCCTGTCCTCACGGGCACACACTCACCCATGTTCATCCCAGCTGGCTTGGAACAGCACGAGGCTGGGAGCCCCTTGTCCCCTCGGCTCCAGCCTGTCATCATCCTCGAGCCCTCAGTCACCCACGCTCCACTTGTGGCAG TGCCAGGTCTGGGGACAGTGCCCTTCTCCTTCACCCCATCGCTCATCTCTGCAGAGCGCCTGTCGCTCCCAGGCCACCACAAACCACTGGGCAGGACCCGCTCAGAGCCCCTGCCCCAGAACCCCAAAgccatccagcagcagctggtgtaCCAGCAGCACCATGCCCAGTTCCTGGAGAGGCTCAAGCAGCAGACTCACCTGGGCAAG CGCATGGTGAAAACCAGCGAGAAGCCCCGGCTGCGGCAGATCCCCTCCTCAGAGGACATGGAGGCAGAGGGGATGGAGGCTGGGGCTGAGAGCAGCGAGCAGGCAAGGGCATGTGTGGAGCCTGCACGGCCGGGGAGCAGCGGGAAGGAGCCTGAGAGGCCTCAGAAGATGCTGCAGCCTCAGGAGGAGCTCATCCTCCAGCAG GCCTATCTCTGGGACCCCTACCAGCGTGTGCAGCACCAGCTCCTCAAACGGCAGCCCCTGGCTGACTCCCCCATGGTCCCAACCATCCTCGCAGGGCACAGACCTCTCTCCAGGGCCCAGTCATCTCCTGCCACCGCAACTGTCTCCCTCCCTGCTCAGGATACGACCTCCAAGGCGCTCTCCCTGCCGGTGCAGGAGCAGACCAGCAAGCCCCATTTCACAACAG GACTGGTTTATGACTCGGTGATGCTCAAACACCAGTGCTCCTGTGGTGACAACAGCAACCACCCAGAGCACGCAGGGAGGATTCAGAGCATCTGGTCTCGACTGCAGGAGAGGGGTCTGCGCAGCCAGTGCGAG TGTCTGCGGGGACGCAAGGCCAccctggaggagctgcagtgtGTCCACACCGAACGCCACGTCTTCCTCTATGGCACCAATCCCCTCAACCGCCTGAAACTGGACAATGGGAAGCTGGCAG GGATTCTGTCACAGCGGATGTTCGTCATGCTGCCCTGTGGAGGGGTGGGG GTGGACAGTGATACCATCTGGAATGAGCTGCATTCCTCCAATGCAGCCCGCTGGGCCGCAGGCAGCGTCACCGAGTTGGCCTTCaaagtggccagcagggagctgAAG AATGGTTTTGCTGTGGTGCGGCCGCCCGGACATCACGCAGATCCATCCACTGCCAT GGGGTTCTGCTTCTTCAACTCGGTGGCCATTGCTgccaggcagctgcagcagaaagggAAACTCAACAAGATCCTCATTGTGGACTGG GATGTTCACCACGGCAATGGGACCCAGCAGATCTTCTACAGAGACCCCGATGTTCTCTACATCTCTTTGCATCGTCACGACGATGGAAACTTCTTCCCTGGCAGCGGGGCTGCTGATGAG GTTGGTGCTGGCCCTGGTGAGGGATTTAATGTCAACATAGCCTGGACTGGAGGCCTTGACCCCCCCATGGGTGACCCTGAGTATCTGGCGGCTTTCAG GACGGTGGTGATGCCAATCGCACATGAATTCTCCCCTGACGTGGTGCTGGTATCAGCTGGCTTCGATGCAGCTGATGGCCACCCACCACCCCTGGGTGGCTACAAAGTCTCTGCTAAAT GTTTTGGCTACATGACCAAGCAGCTGATGAGCCTGGCTGGGGGGGCCGTCGTCCTGGCACTGGAAGGAGGCCACGACCTCACAGCCATCTGTGATGCATCCGAAGCCTGCGTGTCAGCCTTGCTGGGCAATGAG CTGGACCCTCTCCCAGAAGAAAGCATGCGGCAGAAGCCCAATGCCAACGCCGTGCGCTCCTTGGAAGCGGTGATCCAGGTCCAGA GTAAATACTGGGTGGCTGTGCAGCGCTTCGCCTCCAAGCTGGGCTGCTCCTTCCTGGAGGCTCAGCACCACGAGGCAGAAGAGGTGGAGACGGTCACAGCCCTGGCCTCCCTCTCAGTGGCCGTGATGGTGGAGAAGAG GCCACAAGATGAGCctatggaggaggaggagcccATGAACCAGTGA